A window from Bosea sp. ANAM02 encodes these proteins:
- a CDS encoding mannitol dehydrogenase family protein: MTRLSASTLAGLPSSIRRPAYDRSALKPGIVHLGLGAFARGHLAEYTEDALEKRFGAWGIVGASLQRPDQRDRLKPQGGLYTLLKLAPTGPELRVIGSVLDVLVAPESPSALIARLAAPETRIVSLTVTEKGYCHDPATGRLKADHPDIVHDLANPNTPRSAVGILVAGLKARRDAGLGPFTALCCDNLPSNGHVLRGLVRDFAALIDDKLAAWIEANSAFPATMVDRIVPATTDADIAEVARLTGAEDAAPVIGEPFRQWAIEDAFADGRPDWHDVGAQMVSEVAPFEFMKLRMLNGAHSSLAYLGYLAGHETVAEASGDPVFARLLEGLWAEIMPTVPAPQGVVLADYAKALLARFQNPAIRHRTWQIAMDGSQKLPQRLLGTIRERLKAGAPIDHLALGVAAWMRYVTGTDEKGAAIDVRDPLVAELKRRTEAAGRDAKALVEALTGIEAIFGADLPGDQRFTKPVTAHLASLLDKGAKATAASLG, encoded by the coding sequence GTGACCCGCCTCTCCGCTTCCACCCTCGCCGGATTGCCGTCGTCGATCCGCCGCCCGGCCTATGACCGCTCGGCCCTCAAGCCCGGCATCGTTCATCTCGGCCTCGGTGCCTTCGCCCGCGGCCACCTCGCCGAATATACCGAGGACGCGCTGGAGAAGCGCTTCGGCGCCTGGGGCATTGTCGGTGCCAGCCTCCAGCGCCCCGACCAGCGCGACCGGCTGAAGCCGCAGGGCGGGCTCTACACCCTGCTCAAGCTCGCCCCGACCGGGCCGGAACTGCGCGTGATCGGGTCGGTGCTCGACGTGCTCGTCGCGCCCGAAAGCCCCTCAGCCCTGATCGCCCGGCTGGCCGCCCCCGAGACCCGCATCGTCTCGCTCACCGTCACCGAGAAGGGCTATTGCCACGATCCGGCGACCGGCAGGCTCAAGGCCGACCATCCGGACATCGTCCATGACCTCGCCAATCCCAACACGCCGCGCTCGGCCGTCGGCATCCTCGTCGCCGGCCTGAAGGCGCGCCGCGATGCGGGCCTTGGCCCCTTCACCGCGCTCTGCTGCGACAACCTCCCCTCCAACGGCCATGTCCTGCGCGGCCTCGTCCGCGACTTCGCGGCGCTGATCGACGACAAGCTCGCCGCCTGGATCGAGGCCAATAGCGCCTTCCCGGCGACGATGGTCGACCGCATCGTGCCGGCCACGACGGATGCGGATATCGCCGAAGTCGCCCGGCTGACCGGCGCAGAGGATGCCGCTCCCGTCATCGGCGAGCCCTTCCGGCAATGGGCGATCGAGGATGCGTTTGCAGATGGAAGGCCCGACTGGCACGACGTCGGTGCCCAGATGGTCTCGGAGGTCGCGCCCTTCGAGTTCATGAAGCTGCGCATGCTCAACGGCGCGCATTCATCGCTTGCCTATCTCGGCTATCTCGCCGGCCATGAGACGGTGGCCGAGGCCAGCGGCGATCCCGTCTTCGCCCGCTTGCTCGAAGGTCTCTGGGCCGAGATCATGCCGACCGTGCCGGCTCCGCAAGGCGTCGTGTTGGCGGATTACGCCAAGGCGCTGCTCGCCCGCTTCCAGAACCCGGCGATCCGCCACCGCACCTGGCAGATCGCCATGGACGGGTCGCAGAAACTGCCGCAGCGCCTGCTCGGCACGATCCGCGAGCGATTGAAGGCGGGCGCTCCGATCGACCATCTCGCGCTCGGCGTCGCAGCCTGGATGCGCTACGTCACCGGCACCGACGAGAAGGGCGCCGCCATCGACGTCCGCGATCCGCTTGTCGCCGAATTGAAGCGCCGCACGGAAGCCGCCGGACGTGATGCGAAAGCACTCGTCGAAGCCCTCACCGGCATCGAGGCAATCTTCGGGGCAGACCTCCCGGGCGACCAGCGGTTCACGAAGCCGGTGACCGCTCACCTCGCCTCGCTCCTCGACAAGGGCGCGAAGGCGACGGCGGCAAGTCTCGGCTAA
- the uxaC gene encoding glucuronate isomerase, which yields MLLHDDRLFPADPVTRGIARRLFATVRDLPIISPHGHTDPRWYAEDNAFPDPATLFVKPDHYIFRMLYSQGVRLEQLGIARKDGGEVETDPRRIWKLFAEHWHLFRGTPTRLWFEHATSNVFGINERLTPENADRIYDRIAAKLEEPELRPRALFKRFNIEAISTTEGALDDLRWHDMISNSGWGGKVVTAYRPDSVVDPEFESFSDNLEKFGELTGEDIGSWTGYLAAHRKRRAYFKERGATSSDHGHATARTANLSGAEAEKLYAKILKGKVSAKDADLFRGQMLTEMARMSLDDGLVLQIHPGSWRNHNPVLFEHFGRDMGCDIPTQTNYVEALKPLLDAVGNERNLTVIAFTLDETVYSRELAPLAGHYPALRLGPGWWFLDAPEAMLRFRELTTETAGFYNTVGFNDDTRAYLSIPARHDVARRVDCAYLAKLVAEHRLEEDEAAEVAHDLAYRLAKEAYKL from the coding sequence ATGTTGCTGCACGACGATCGCCTCTTCCCCGCCGATCCGGTGACCCGCGGCATCGCGCGCCGGCTCTTCGCCACGGTTCGCGACCTGCCGATCATCTCGCCGCATGGCCATACCGATCCGCGCTGGTATGCCGAGGACAACGCCTTTCCCGATCCGGCGACCCTTTTCGTCAAGCCGGACCATTATATCTTCCGCATGCTCTATTCGCAGGGCGTCCGGCTGGAGCAGCTTGGCATCGCGCGCAAGGATGGCGGTGAGGTCGAGACCGATCCGCGCAGGATCTGGAAGCTCTTCGCCGAACACTGGCACCTGTTCCGGGGCACGCCGACGCGACTCTGGTTCGAGCACGCGACCTCGAACGTCTTCGGCATCAACGAGCGCCTGACGCCTGAGAATGCCGACAGGATCTACGACAGGATCGCCGCCAAGCTGGAAGAGCCGGAGCTTCGGCCCCGCGCCCTGTTCAAGCGCTTCAACATCGAGGCGATCAGCACGACCGAGGGCGCGCTCGACGATCTGCGCTGGCACGACATGATCAGCAATTCCGGCTGGGGCGGCAAGGTCGTTACGGCCTACCGGCCCGACAGCGTCGTCGACCCGGAATTCGAGAGCTTTTCGGACAATCTCGAAAAATTCGGCGAGCTGACGGGCGAGGATATCGGAAGCTGGACCGGCTATCTCGCCGCCCACCGCAAGCGGCGCGCCTATTTCAAGGAGCGCGGCGCCACCTCCTCCGACCATGGCCATGCCACGGCCCGCACCGCCAATCTCTCGGGCGCGGAGGCCGAGAAGCTCTATGCGAAGATCCTGAAGGGCAAGGTCTCGGCCAAGGACGCCGACCTGTTCCGCGGCCAGATGCTGACCGAGATGGCCAGGATGAGCCTCGATGACGGGCTCGTGCTCCAGATCCACCCCGGCTCCTGGCGCAACCACAACCCGGTCCTGTTCGAGCATTTCGGCCGCGACATGGGCTGCGACATCCCGACCCAGACCAATTATGTCGAGGCGCTGAAGCCGCTGCTCGACGCCGTCGGCAATGAGCGCAACCTCACCGTCATCGCCTTCACGCTGGACGAGACCGTCTATTCGCGCGAGCTCGCTCCGCTCGCCGGCCATTATCCGGCGCTGCGGCTCGGGCCGGGCTGGTGGTTCCTCGATGCGCCCGAAGCGATGCTGCGCTTCCGCGAACTCACGACCGAGACGGCCGGCTTCTACAACACCGTCGGCTTCAACGACGATACCCGCGCTTATCTCTCGATCCCCGCCCGGCATGACGTCGCGCGCCGCGTCGACTGCGCCTATCTCGCCAAGCTCGTCGCCGAGCACCGGCTGGAGGAGGACGAGGCGGCCGAGGTCGCCCATGATCTCGCCTATCGCCTCGCCAAGGAGGCCTACAAGCTGTGA
- a CDS encoding ABC transporter substrate-binding protein codes for MTTRRELLAGAGLAALAAQLPVVALAQAKDSVTIAQTLEPPTLDPTSGAAQAIREVTLQNIFEGLVKIDRTGKIQPCLAESWQIADDNVTYRFKLRQGAKFHDDTPFTSEQVKFSFERAVAPDSTNAQRQLFAPIAEIATPDPATVVIKLKQPTANFLFGLAWGDAVIVAPATAANNKTNPVGTGPFKFVRWNRGDRLELARNDGYWGEKPALAKATFRFMSDPQAQVAALRAGDVDAHTNLSAPEAVPQLKADAKLKVTIGGTEGETVLATNNAKPPFDNLKVRQAIAYALDRKAIALGVYGFDVTLIGSHFSPLHPAYVDLTGTYPYDPAKAKALLKEAGFPNGFNCTLKLPPPSYARRSGEIVAALLAQVGINAAIEPLEFPQWLERVFRNKDYDLSIIAHTEPLDIDIYARDTYYFQYKDPSFKELIAKIAVTLPEAERNALYKQAQEKLARDAVNGFLFILPKITVANAALEGMWTDWPLPVTPLAELRWR; via the coding sequence ATGACGACGCGGCGTGAACTCCTGGCAGGGGCGGGACTGGCAGCGCTGGCGGCGCAGCTTCCCGTCGTCGCGCTGGCCCAGGCGAAAGACAGCGTGACCATCGCGCAGACGCTGGAGCCGCCGACGCTGGACCCGACCTCCGGCGCCGCGCAGGCGATTCGCGAGGTGACGCTGCAGAACATCTTCGAGGGTCTGGTCAAGATCGACCGGACCGGCAAAATCCAGCCCTGCCTCGCCGAAAGCTGGCAGATCGCCGACGACAACGTGACCTATCGCTTCAAGCTGCGGCAGGGCGCCAAGTTCCACGACGACACGCCCTTCACCTCCGAGCAGGTGAAATTCTCGTTCGAGCGCGCGGTCGCACCCGATTCGACCAACGCCCAGCGCCAGCTCTTCGCGCCGATCGCCGAGATCGCGACGCCGGACCCGGCGACCGTGGTGATCAAGCTGAAGCAGCCGACGGCGAATTTCCTCTTCGGCCTCGCCTGGGGCGACGCTGTGATCGTGGCACCGGCCACGGCGGCCAACAACAAGACCAACCCGGTCGGCACCGGCCCGTTCAAGTTCGTGCGCTGGAACCGCGGCGACCGGCTCGAACTCGCCCGCAACGACGGCTACTGGGGCGAGAAGCCGGCGCTGGCCAAGGCAACCTTCCGCTTCATGTCCGATCCGCAGGCACAGGTCGCGGCGCTGCGGGCCGGCGATGTCGACGCCCATACCAATCTCTCGGCGCCGGAGGCGGTGCCGCAGCTCAAGGCCGATGCGAAGCTCAAGGTCACGATCGGCGGCACCGAGGGCGAGACGGTGCTCGCCACCAACAACGCCAAGCCACCCTTCGACAATCTGAAGGTCCGGCAGGCGATTGCGTACGCGCTCGACCGCAAGGCCATCGCGCTCGGCGTCTACGGCTTCGACGTCACCCTGATCGGCAGCCATTTCTCGCCGCTGCATCCGGCCTATGTCGACCTGACCGGCACCTATCCCTACGATCCCGCCAAGGCGAAGGCGCTGCTCAAGGAGGCCGGCTTCCCGAACGGCTTCAACTGCACGCTGAAGCTGCCGCCGCCTTCCTATGCCCGCCGCTCCGGCGAGATCGTCGCGGCGCTGCTCGCGCAGGTCGGCATCAACGCGGCGATCGAACCGCTCGAATTCCCGCAATGGCTGGAGCGCGTCTTCCGCAACAAGGACTACGACCTCAGCATCATCGCCCATACCGAGCCGCTCGACATCGATATCTACGCGCGCGACACGTATTACTTCCAGTACAAGGACCCGTCGTTCAAGGAGTTGATCGCCAAGATCGCGGTGACCCTGCCGGAAGCGGAGCGCAACGCGCTCTACAAGCAGGCGCAGGAGAAGCTGGCGCGCGACGCGGTCAACGGCTTCCTCTTCATCCTGCCCAAGATCACGGTGGCGAACGCGGCGCTGGAGGGCATGTGGACCGACTGGCCGCTGCCGGTGACGCCGCTGGCGGAATTGCGCTGGCGGTGA
- a CDS encoding ABC transporter permease gives MIGYILRRLVALGLTLLAAALVIFVVLEILPGDPAAVTLGLNAAPEALAALRAEMGLDKPAVLRFFLWLGGLVTGDLGQSYTYRVPVLQLIAERTAVTLPLALMAIALAMAIGIPLGMLAASRHGRLADAGVMAFAQAGLAIPNFWFGLLLVLVFAVGLGWLPAGGFPGWQSGFGTALKALLMPALALALPQAAIIARVTRSSMLDTLQEDFVRTARAKGLSEGTTMRRHALRNALIPVVTILGLQFSVLIAGAIIIENVFALPGLGRLVFQAIAQHDLIVVKDLVMLFAGLAILINFAVELLYGLIDPRLRQS, from the coding sequence GTGATCGGCTACATACTGCGCCGGCTCGTCGCGCTGGGGCTGACCCTGCTCGCGGCAGCGCTGGTGATTTTCGTCGTGCTCGAAATCCTGCCTGGCGACCCGGCGGCGGTGACGCTCGGCCTCAACGCCGCGCCCGAGGCGCTGGCGGCCTTGCGCGCCGAGATGGGGCTCGACAAGCCGGCGGTGCTGCGTTTCTTCCTCTGGCTGGGCGGGCTCGTCACCGGCGATCTCGGCCAGAGCTACACCTATCGCGTGCCGGTCCTGCAGCTCATCGCCGAGCGCACGGCGGTGACGCTGCCGCTCGCGCTGATGGCGATCGCGCTGGCGATGGCGATCGGCATACCGCTCGGCATGCTCGCGGCCTCGCGCCATGGCCGGCTGGCCGATGCCGGCGTGATGGCCTTCGCGCAGGCCGGGCTCGCCATCCCGAATTTCTGGTTCGGCCTGCTGCTCGTGCTCGTGTTCGCGGTCGGGCTCGGCTGGCTGCCGGCCGGCGGCTTTCCAGGCTGGCAGTCAGGCTTCGGAACCGCGCTGAAGGCCCTGCTGATGCCGGCGCTGGCGCTCGCCCTGCCGCAGGCGGCGATCATCGCGCGGGTGACGCGCTCCTCGATGCTCGACACGCTGCAGGAGGATTTCGTCCGTACCGCCCGCGCCAAGGGTCTGAGCGAGGGCACGACGATGCGTCGGCATGCGCTGCGCAATGCGCTGATCCCGGTGGTCACCATTCTCGGGCTTCAGTTCTCGGTGCTGATCGCCGGCGCCATCATCATCGAGAACGTCTTCGCCCTGCCGGGGCTGGGGCGGCTGGTCTTCCAGGCCATCGCCCAGCATGACCTGATCGTGGTCAAGGACCTCGTCATGCTGTTCGCGGGTCTCGCGATCCTGATCAATTTCGCGGTCGAGCTGCTCTACGGGCTGATCGATCCGCGCCTGAGGCAGTCATGA
- a CDS encoding ABC transporter permease gives MSAVLDKAPGGKRHWWLAPSFVIGAVLAALVVAAALISYVWTPYQPTQMMILNRLKGPSAVNWFGTDQFGRDVFSMIMVGARNSLAVGLGAVGIGMVAGTALGLTASVRRDGYLDHIIMRTADFTHAFPAVLTAIMMTAIAGPGMLNAIVAIAVLNLPYFARLARGAALQVWAQDFIQAARAAGLNNRQITLRHVLPNIAGILVVQATIQFALAVLAEAGLSYLGLGTQPPNPSWGRMLNEAQTFMAAQPWLAIFPGAAIALTVLGFNLLGDGLRDAVDPRLRRAR, from the coding sequence ATGAGCGCGGTTTTGGACAAGGCGCCGGGCGGCAAGCGGCACTGGTGGCTGGCGCCGTCCTTCGTGATCGGCGCGGTGCTGGCTGCGCTCGTCGTCGCGGCGGCGCTGATCTCCTATGTCTGGACGCCGTACCAGCCGACGCAGATGATGATCCTGAACCGGCTCAAGGGACCCTCCGCCGTGAACTGGTTCGGCACCGACCAGTTCGGTCGCGACGTCTTCTCGATGATCATGGTCGGTGCGCGCAATTCGCTTGCGGTGGGGCTGGGCGCGGTCGGCATCGGCATGGTCGCGGGCACGGCGCTGGGGCTCACGGCTTCGGTCCGGCGCGACGGCTATCTCGATCACATCATCATGCGCACGGCCGATTTCACCCATGCCTTTCCGGCCGTGCTGACCGCGATCATGATGACCGCGATCGCGGGACCGGGCATGCTCAACGCGATCGTCGCGATCGCCGTGCTGAACCTGCCCTATTTCGCACGGCTGGCACGCGGCGCGGCCCTGCAGGTCTGGGCGCAGGACTTCATCCAGGCGGCGCGGGCGGCCGGGCTCAACAACCGGCAGATCACGTTGCGCCATGTCCTGCCGAACATCGCCGGCATCCTCGTGGTGCAGGCGACGATCCAGTTCGCGCTCGCGGTGCTGGCCGAGGCCGGGCTGTCCTATCTCGGATTGGGCACGCAGCCGCCGAACCCCTCCTGGGGGCGGATGCTGAACGAGGCGCAGACCTTCATGGCGGCGCAGCCCTGGCTCGCGATCTTCCCGGGCGCCGCCATCGCCTTGACTGTGCTCGGCTTCAACCTGCTCGGCGACGGCCTGCGCGATGCGGTCGACCCGCGCTTGCGGCGGGCCCGGTAA
- a CDS encoding tyrosine recombinase XerC, producing the protein MTAEAILRMTDFDSFRRDWLSHLAAERRLSPKTLEAYARDLGQFHAFLTGHLGGAPSLSDIAALKPVDLRAFLGQRRRDDVGNRTLMRQLAALRSFARFGERQGKLSAAAFAATRGPRLGKSLPRPLEPSAARAVTQADTRAGEEREQWILARDAAVFGLLYGSGLRISEALSLARAQAPLQAGDTLTVIGKGSKTRMVPVLPVVIAAIAEYLKLCPWRLQPEGPLFVGAKGGPLSPRIIQLAVEGLRGALGLPSSATPHSLRHSFATHLLGRGGDLRAIQELLGHASLSTTQIYTRIDSARLMAAYDAAHPRAGR; encoded by the coding sequence ATGACGGCTGAGGCGATCCTGCGCATGACCGATTTCGACTCCTTCCGGCGCGACTGGCTCTCCCACCTCGCAGCCGAACGGCGCCTGTCCCCGAAGACGCTGGAGGCCTATGCCCGCGATCTCGGCCAGTTCCACGCCTTCCTGACCGGGCATCTCGGCGGCGCGCCCTCCCTGTCCGACATCGCCGCGCTGAAGCCCGTCGACCTGCGCGCCTTCCTCGGCCAGCGCCGCCGCGACGATGTCGGCAACCGCACCCTGATGCGCCAGCTCGCGGCGCTGCGTTCCTTCGCCCGCTTCGGCGAGCGCCAGGGCAAGCTCAGCGCCGCCGCCTTCGCCGCGACGCGTGGCCCCCGCCTCGGCAAGTCGCTGCCGCGCCCGCTCGAACCCAGCGCCGCCCGAGCCGTCACCCAAGCCGATACCCGCGCCGGCGAGGAACGCGAACAGTGGATTCTCGCTCGCGACGCCGCCGTGTTCGGCCTGCTCTATGGCAGCGGGTTGCGCATCTCGGAGGCGCTCTCGCTCGCCCGCGCCCAGGCGCCGCTTCAGGCCGGCGATACGCTGACCGTCATCGGCAAAGGGAGCAAGACGCGGATGGTGCCGGTACTGCCCGTGGTGATCGCGGCCATCGCCGAATATCTCAAGCTCTGCCCCTGGCGGCTCCAGCCGGAGGGGCCGCTCTTCGTCGGCGCCAAGGGCGGCCCGCTCTCGCCGCGCATCATCCAGCTCGCGGTCGAGGGCTTGCGCGGCGCGCTCGGACTGCCTTCCTCGGCCACGCCGCATTCCCTGCGCCATTCCTTCGCGACGCATCTGCTGGGGCGGGGCGGCGACCTGCGCGCCATCCAGGAGCTGCTCGGCCATGCCTCGCTCTCGACGACGCAAATCTATACCCGCATCGATTCGGCGCGCCTGATGGCGGCTTATGACGCCGCCCATCCCCGCGCCGGGCGCTGA
- a CDS encoding primosomal protein N': MAQFDLIDDTEETGQGGTVDVLIPLGLDQAYSYAVPAGLVLEPGDVVQVPLGPRETVGVVWDAGSGRGGNLKKVTGKYDMPPLDPALRKLVDWVAWYTLAPKGSVLALALRRQPDDTPERPKLGVRLAGPPPGRMTPARARAIAAAEGGLLIGKSALAEAASVSAAVIDSLVDAGTFIVEPLPREAIAAMPDPDHAVPELSEGQGEVAQALVASVQAKAFGVSLLEGVTGSGKTEVYFEAVAEAIRLGRQSLILMPEIALTAQFIDRFEARFGVRPGLWHSAVTGRRRERLQAAIASGEAKVVAGARSALFLPYSDLGLIVVDEEHESAYKQEDGVSYHARDMAVVRGRIENAPVVLASATPSLETRVNAERGRYAHLKLPERFGGRELPQLGLVDLRRDKPERGRWLSGALIKAVEANLEAREQSLLFLNRRGYAPLTLCRDCGHRFQCPNCSAWLVDHRFRRALVCHHCGHVERRPHECPACHQPESLIACGPGVERLAEEVATLFPQARSIVLSSDFPGGTERLKTELMAVAEGEFDIVIGTQLVAKGHNFPGMTLVGVIDADLGLTSGDPRAAERTFQALRQVTGRAGRGEKPGRALLQTHDPEHPVLKALISGDPERFYAAEEASREAAGLPPFGRLAALIVSANSQAEAESHARALARCAEAGDGIMVLGPAEAPLAVLRGRHRMRLIVKTAREINLQDYLRAWLKRAPRPKGSVRVAVDVDPQSFL, from the coding sequence ATGGCGCAGTTCGATCTGATCGACGATACCGAAGAGACGGGGCAGGGCGGCACGGTCGACGTGCTGATCCCGCTCGGGCTCGACCAGGCCTATAGCTATGCCGTGCCGGCCGGGCTCGTGCTCGAGCCCGGCGATGTCGTGCAGGTGCCGCTCGGGCCGCGCGAGACCGTCGGCGTCGTCTGGGATGCCGGGTCCGGGCGCGGCGGCAATCTCAAGAAGGTGACCGGCAAATACGACATGCCGCCGCTCGATCCGGCGCTGCGCAAGCTCGTCGACTGGGTCGCCTGGTATACGCTCGCGCCGAAAGGCTCCGTATTGGCGCTGGCCCTGCGCCGCCAGCCGGACGATACGCCGGAGCGGCCGAAGCTCGGCGTCAGGCTGGCCGGCCCGCCGCCGGGACGGATGACGCCGGCACGGGCGCGGGCCATCGCGGCAGCCGAGGGCGGTTTGCTGATCGGCAAATCCGCACTGGCGGAAGCGGCCTCGGTCAGCGCGGCGGTGATCGATTCTCTCGTCGATGCCGGCACCTTTATCGTCGAGCCCCTACCGCGCGAGGCGATCGCGGCTATGCCCGATCCCGACCATGCCGTGCCGGAACTCTCGGAAGGACAGGGCGAGGTTGCGCAGGCGCTGGTTGCATCCGTGCAGGCGAAGGCCTTCGGCGTCTCGCTGCTCGAAGGCGTCACCGGCTCGGGCAAAACGGAGGTCTATTTCGAGGCGGTCGCCGAGGCGATCCGGTTGGGGCGGCAGAGCCTGATCCTGATGCCGGAGATCGCGCTGACGGCGCAGTTCATCGATCGGTTCGAGGCGCGTTTCGGCGTCAGGCCCGGCCTCTGGCACTCGGCCGTGACCGGCCGCAGGCGCGAGCGTTTGCAGGCGGCGATCGCTTCCGGCGAGGCCAAGGTGGTGGCGGGCGCCCGCTCGGCCTTGTTCCTGCCCTATAGCGATCTCGGCCTCATCGTCGTCGATGAGGAGCATGAAAGCGCCTATAAGCAGGAGGACGGCGTCTCCTATCATGCCCGCGACATGGCGGTGGTGCGGGGCCGGATCGAGAACGCGCCGGTGGTTCTGGCATCGGCGACCCCCTCGCTGGAGACCAGGGTCAATGCCGAGCGCGGGCGCTATGCCCATCTCAAGCTGCCCGAGCGCTTCGGCGGGCGCGAATTGCCCCAGCTCGGCCTCGTCGACCTGCGCCGCGACAAGCCGGAGCGGGGACGCTGGCTCTCGGGCGCGCTGATCAAGGCGGTCGAGGCCAATCTGGAGGCCAGGGAGCAGTCGCTGCTCTTCCTCAACCGGCGCGGCTATGCCCCGCTGACGCTGTGCCGCGATTGCGGCCATCGCTTCCAGTGCCCGAACTGCTCGGCCTGGCTGGTCGATCATCGCTTCCGGCGGGCGCTGGTCTGCCATCATTGCGGCCATGTCGAGCGCCGGCCGCATGAATGCCCGGCCTGTCACCAGCCGGAGAGCCTGATCGCCTGCGGGCCGGGCGTCGAGCGGCTGGCCGAGGAGGTCGCGACGCTTTTTCCACAGGCGCGTTCGATCGTGCTCTCCAGCGATTTTCCAGGCGGCACGGAAAGGCTGAAGACGGAGCTCATGGCCGTGGCCGAGGGCGAATTCGACATCGTCATCGGCACGCAGCTCGTCGCCAAGGGCCATAATTTCCCGGGCATGACGCTGGTCGGCGTGATCGACGCCGATCTCGGCCTGACATCCGGCGATCCGCGCGCGGCGGAGCGGACTTTTCAGGCGCTGCGGCAGGTCACGGGCCGTGCAGGGCGGGGCGAGAAGCCCGGTCGCGCCCTGCTTCAGACGCATGACCCCGAGCATCCCGTGCTGAAAGCCCTGATCTCGGGCGATCCGGAGCGGTTTTATGCCGCAGAGGAGGCCTCGCGGGAGGCGGCGGGCCTGCCGCCCTTCGGGCGCCTCGCGGCGCTGATCGTCTCGGCCAACAGCCAGGCGGAGGCCGAGAGCCATGCCAGGGCGTTGGCGCGCTGCGCGGAAGCCGGCGACGGAATCATGGTGCTGGGGCCGGCGGAGGCGCCGCTTGCGGTGCTGCGCGGGCGCCATCGCATGCGCCTGATCGTCAAGACGGCACGCGAGATCAATCTGCAGGATTACCTGCGCGCCTGGCTGAAACGGGCGCCCCGGCCCAAGGGCTCGGTCAGGGTCGCGGTCGATGTCGATCCGCAAAGCTTCCTTTGA
- a CDS encoding F0F1 ATP synthase subunit delta — translation MAEGGSQGTLVSGVAQRYATALFELAEEAGAIDTVAAALDSFNGLLAESEDLTRLIESPAFTAEEQVAAIKAVLAKAGITGIAANFIGLVASKRRLFALPGMIAGYKRLVAEAKGIVSAEVTVAEEPTAKRVDEIRAALKGVAGKDVDVSIKIDPALIGGLIVKMGSRMVDASLKTKLNSIRLAMKEVG, via the coding sequence GTGGCTGAAGGCGGATCGCAGGGGACATTGGTGTCGGGCGTAGCTCAGCGCTATGCCACCGCTCTGTTCGAGCTGGCGGAGGAGGCGGGTGCGATCGACACCGTCGCGGCCGCTCTGGATAGCTTCAACGGCCTGCTCGCCGAGAGCGAGGACCTGACCCGCCTGATCGAGAGCCCGGCCTTTACTGCCGAAGAGCAGGTCGCGGCAATCAAGGCCGTGCTCGCCAAGGCCGGCATCACCGGTATCGCCGCCAATTTCATCGGCCTCGTTGCCAGCAAGCGCCGTCTCTTCGCGCTGCCGGGCATGATCGCCGGCTACAAGCGCCTGGTCGCCGAGGCCAAGGGCATCGTCTCCGCCGAGGTGACGGTCGCCGAAGAGCCCACAGCCAAGCGCGTCGACGAGATCCGCGCGGCGCTGAAGGGCGTCGCCGGCAAGGATGTCGACGTCTCGATCAAGATCGATCCGGCCCTGATCGGCGGGCTCATCGTCAAGATGGGCTCCCGCATGGTCGACGCCTCGCTGAAAACCAAACTCAACTCAATTCGTCTTGCCATGAAAGAGGTCGGCTGA